One genomic segment of Tripterygium wilfordii isolate XIE 37 chromosome 9, ASM1340144v1, whole genome shotgun sequence includes these proteins:
- the LOC120005344 gene encoding uncharacterized protein LOC120005344 isoform X1: MKLLLWRRCPLSSSRIKIGRNLVCKRSPRNIVRKKPKRFLNRRQSNKKVGSSKIKEGIARLKTEMAEINVEQKSIAEGQKQVRKKYEEIQREREQLKKETELISQQSHGIRVRLDLMFEIMRARVASDSAKVAQLTLRLKDLIAKPKEQKEALMPDENNI; the protein is encoded by the exons ATGAAGCTTTTGTTATGGCGTCGGTGTCCACTCTCTTCTTCAAGAATTAAGATTGGACGAAATTTGGTGTGCAAAAGAAGTCCCAGAAATATTGTCCGTAAAAAGCCCAAACGATTTCTGAACAGAAGGCAATCG AATAAGAAAGTAGGGAGCAGCAAAATAAAGGAAGGCATAGCACGGCTGAAGACGGAGATGGCAGAGATCAACGTGGAACAAAAAAGCATTGCGGAGGGACAGAAACAGGTGCGGAAGAAGTACGAGGAGATTCAGAGAGAACGCGAGCAACTAAAGAAGGAAACAGAGCTCATTTCGCAGCAGAGTCATGGTATCCGAGTTCGTTTAGATTTAATGTTCGAAATCATGAGAGCAAGAGTTGCGAGCGATTCTGCCAAAGTTGCTCAACTTACTCTACGTCTCAA AGACTTGATAGCGAAGCCAAAGGAACAAAAGGAAGCTTTGATGCcagatgaaaataatatttag